The following coding sequences are from one Microbacterium wangchenii window:
- a CDS encoding deoxyguanosinetriphosphate triphosphohydrolase family protein, whose protein sequence is MSERNFVEDGQTATEQGSTARVHPEHGRQVGDPFGLDLQRIQFSPYFSRLSAVTQVVSPSISGAPVHNRLTHTLKVSAIARAVARHLNERSGRSGGPEVCNETVVECAAHAHDLGHPPFGHLGESVLNRVAREELGLTDGFEGNAQTYRILTALDVTEHVPTGLNLTAAVRVATAKYPWTPAVNSEQLGERGVPRGMRRTAERGLHVFKYSAYEIDGADLEQARNHLGIAPFRQSVEGAVMDIADDIAYSVHDVDDFYRAGILNHAPIAAEFDGWLESAAQWRRRGDDDVRAETERGAAIERLRRKMRRDDPWVADDDAFHNAVSTVHEELVDDLLGRPFDGSLSAERQLATFTDRWIRALQASAAPTSADDPRSGPVRLSTTAWHHVEVLKFVHKHFVLSRPDLAIHQRGLSRVLTRSVDALTAWLEDEHDRRRVPRRLRELIELAREGYERRGRDEQSARTAAERNRMARARGILDYVASLTDAQAITFSETISGRGERLWSLGQSL, encoded by the coding sequence GTGAGCGAGAGGAACTTCGTGGAAGACGGACAGACCGCCACAGAGCAGGGCAGCACGGCGCGCGTGCACCCCGAGCACGGCCGTCAGGTCGGTGATCCGTTCGGCCTGGACCTGCAGCGCATCCAGTTCTCCCCGTACTTCTCCCGGCTCTCCGCCGTGACGCAGGTCGTGTCTCCGTCCATCTCCGGCGCTCCGGTGCACAATCGGCTCACCCACACCCTCAAGGTCAGCGCCATCGCGCGCGCCGTCGCCCGCCACCTGAACGAACGCTCCGGCCGGTCCGGTGGCCCTGAGGTGTGCAACGAGACCGTCGTGGAGTGCGCCGCGCACGCGCACGATCTCGGGCACCCTCCCTTCGGTCACCTCGGGGAATCGGTGCTGAACCGCGTGGCCCGCGAAGAGCTCGGCCTCACCGACGGGTTCGAGGGCAATGCGCAGACCTATCGCATCCTCACCGCACTCGATGTCACCGAGCACGTCCCCACGGGCCTGAACCTCACGGCAGCGGTGCGGGTGGCCACCGCGAAATACCCGTGGACGCCCGCGGTGAACAGCGAGCAGCTGGGCGAGCGCGGGGTCCCGCGAGGCATGCGGCGGACCGCTGAGCGCGGCCTGCATGTCTTCAAGTACTCGGCGTACGAGATCGACGGCGCGGATCTGGAGCAAGCGCGCAATCACCTCGGGATCGCCCCCTTCCGGCAGTCGGTGGAGGGCGCGGTGATGGACATCGCCGACGACATCGCGTACTCGGTCCACGACGTCGACGACTTCTACCGGGCAGGGATCCTCAACCACGCCCCCATCGCGGCGGAATTCGACGGCTGGCTGGAGTCCGCCGCCCAGTGGCGCCGGCGCGGCGACGACGACGTGCGGGCGGAGACGGAGCGCGGCGCGGCGATCGAGCGGCTGCGCCGCAAGATGCGCCGCGACGACCCGTGGGTCGCCGACGACGACGCCTTCCACAATGCCGTGTCGACCGTGCATGAAGAGCTCGTGGACGACCTGCTCGGCCGGCCGTTCGACGGCTCGCTGAGCGCCGAGCGGCAGCTGGCCACGTTCACGGACCGGTGGATCCGGGCGCTCCAGGCCTCCGCGGCGCCGACCTCGGCGGACGACCCGCGCTCGGGGCCGGTCCGGCTGTCGACGACGGCGTGGCACCACGTCGAAGTGCTGAAGTTCGTGCACAAGCACTTCGTCCTCAGCCGCCCCGACCTCGCGATCCACCAGCGGGGGCTCAGCCGCGTGCTGACTCGCTCCGTGGACGCCCTGACGGCCTGGCTCGAAGACGAGCACGACCGCAGGCGAGTCCCCCGGCGGCTGCGTGAACTGATCGAGCTGGCGCGGGAGGGCTACGAGCGCCGCGGCCGGGATGAGCAGTCCGCGCGCACCGCGGCGGAACGCAATCGGATGGCCCGGGCCCGGGGCATCCTCGACTATGTCGCCTCCCTGACGGATGCGCAGGCGATCACGTTCTCCGAGACCATCTCCGGGCGTGGAGAGCGGCTCTGGTCACTGGGCCAGAGCCTCTGA
- the xylB gene encoding xylulokinase: MIIAHDLGTTGNKASLHHDDGRLVASTTVRYPAHFAAGGIAEQNPQDWLDAVVSATRELVERTATAASDVHGLVVSGQMMGAVLLDGEGTPVRPAIIWADTRSGAQQRELERVLGAEHAYEMLGHRLNPTYSVPKIMWVRDNEPDVWARVRRFCVAKDYIVLGLTGRLATDRSDASGTNAYDQRTGDWSDEVLAAAGLDRTLFPEILDSTAIAGTLTDAAAAALGLHTGVRVVMGGGDGPMAAVGSGIVAPEDGAYVCLGTSSWISFASPAPVRDAGMRTFTFDNVVPGGFVPTATMQAGGASIQWISEALSPDPAHPETARLTAEAAGDLDTEDLYFLPYLLGERSPIWDPNARGAFVGIGRHHTRRHLVKSVLEGIGYNLLTSIHAFRESGASIDRIDAVGGGAQSDALLQILADVWGVPVRRRTIVEEANSLGAAVTGAVGLGLADFSAARALSEVTAEFTPDAGRHRVYASRHARFTAAYDALAPWFAGGAG; this comes from the coding sequence GTGATCATCGCCCACGACCTCGGCACCACCGGGAACAAGGCCTCGCTCCACCACGACGACGGCCGTCTGGTGGCATCCACGACAGTCCGCTACCCGGCGCACTTCGCCGCCGGCGGCATCGCCGAGCAGAATCCGCAGGACTGGCTGGATGCCGTCGTCTCGGCCACCCGCGAGCTTGTCGAGCGCACCGCTACCGCGGCATCGGACGTACACGGCCTCGTCGTCAGCGGTCAGATGATGGGCGCCGTCCTCCTGGACGGCGAGGGCACGCCGGTGCGACCCGCGATCATCTGGGCCGACACCCGGTCGGGCGCGCAGCAGCGCGAGCTCGAGCGAGTGCTCGGCGCCGAGCACGCCTACGAGATGCTCGGACACCGGCTGAACCCCACCTACTCGGTCCCGAAGATCATGTGGGTGCGCGATAACGAGCCCGATGTCTGGGCTCGCGTCCGACGATTCTGCGTCGCCAAGGACTACATCGTGCTCGGCCTGACCGGACGCCTGGCCACCGACCGCTCCGATGCCTCGGGCACCAACGCCTACGACCAGCGCACCGGCGACTGGTCCGACGAGGTTCTCGCGGCCGCGGGCCTGGACCGCACGCTCTTCCCCGAGATCCTCGACTCGACCGCGATCGCTGGAACACTGACGGATGCCGCAGCGGCCGCACTCGGCCTGCACACCGGCGTCCGCGTCGTCATGGGCGGCGGCGACGGCCCGATGGCCGCCGTCGGTTCCGGCATCGTCGCTCCCGAGGACGGCGCCTACGTGTGCCTGGGCACCTCGTCCTGGATCTCGTTCGCCAGCCCCGCCCCGGTGCGCGATGCCGGAATGCGCACCTTCACGTTCGACAACGTCGTCCCCGGCGGCTTCGTGCCGACAGCCACCATGCAGGCCGGGGGCGCTTCCATTCAGTGGATCTCCGAGGCGCTCTCCCCCGACCCCGCACACCCCGAGACCGCGCGGCTCACCGCAGAAGCGGCCGGCGACCTCGACACCGAGGATCTCTACTTCCTGCCGTACCTGCTCGGCGAACGCTCCCCCATCTGGGACCCGAACGCCCGCGGCGCGTTCGTCGGCATCGGGCGCCACCACACCCGCCGGCACCTCGTCAAGTCGGTGCTCGAGGGCATCGGGTACAACCTCCTCACCAGCATCCATGCCTTCCGCGAGTCCGGCGCCTCGATCGACCGGATCGACGCCGTGGGCGGCGGGGCGCAGAGCGACGCGCTGCTGCAGATCCTCGCCGACGTGTGGGGCGTGCCGGTGCGCCGGCGCACCATCGTCGAGGAAGCGAACAGTCTCGGTGCCGCCGTCACCGGCGCGGTGGGTCTCGGACTCGCCGACTTCTCCGCCGCGCGGGCGCTCAGCGAAGTGACCGCCGAGTTCACGCCGGATGCCGGTCGCCACCGCGTGTACGCATCGCGCCACGCCCGCTTCACCGCCGCATACGACGCCCTCGCGCCGTGGTTCGCCGGAGGGGCGGGCTGA
- a CDS encoding zinc ribbon domain-containing protein, translating to MNADPADQRKLLDLAELDGRIKRLRAAKANPPQAARVQELLAQRTTQTHELTRLIGLRDDLRAELARIEADVAVVDARAERDAQRLATSANAKEAQSLENELASLARRKSDLEDGELSVMERLETAESEVTAQETLIAATNDEGARLSAEAKTAVADATRDLEAAERDRAAIAAAMADDLVAMYDRISARGPGAGLLRRGTCEACMMVLSGTDMSAVRQAADDAVITCPECGAILVRTEESGL from the coding sequence GTGAACGCCGACCCCGCCGACCAGCGCAAACTGCTCGATCTCGCCGAACTCGACGGGCGCATCAAACGCCTGCGCGCCGCCAAGGCCAATCCACCGCAGGCGGCACGCGTGCAGGAGCTGCTCGCGCAGCGCACGACGCAGACCCACGAGCTGACCCGTCTGATCGGCCTTCGTGACGACCTGCGTGCCGAACTGGCGCGCATCGAGGCGGATGTGGCCGTCGTGGACGCGCGTGCAGAGCGCGACGCCCAGCGGCTGGCCACGAGCGCCAACGCCAAGGAGGCGCAGAGCCTCGAGAACGAACTGGCCTCGCTGGCGCGGCGGAAGTCCGACCTCGAAGACGGCGAACTCTCCGTCATGGAGCGGCTCGAAACGGCCGAGAGCGAGGTCACCGCGCAGGAGACCCTCATCGCCGCGACCAACGACGAGGGCGCACGACTCAGCGCCGAGGCCAAGACCGCCGTCGCCGACGCGACGCGCGATCTGGAGGCCGCCGAGCGCGATCGTGCAGCGATCGCCGCAGCCATGGCCGACGACCTCGTCGCGATGTACGACCGGATCTCCGCGCGGGGGCCCGGCGCCGGGCTGCTGCGCCGGGGCACGTGCGAGGCCTGCATGATGGTGCTCTCCGGCACGGATATGAGTGCGGTGCGGCAGGCTGCCGACGACGCCGTCATCACGTGCCCGGAGTGCGGAGCGATCCTCGTCCGCACGGAGGAATCCGGTCTGTGA
- a CDS encoding glucose-6-phosphate isomerase family protein: protein MSTPTAVDIPTLLEISPEGGIEGRSRRYEKFLGDMSGVYRDEQAWRDAAAARGADALVYWVDDQRYQEGPGALIVGTSTLLPGRYGEEFAVTRGHLHAVADRAELYYCLSGRGVMLLETVDGQESAIELTPGKAVNVPGHWIHRSVNVGDEPFVTLFSYAADAGQDYALIADAGGMKNLVVADGDGWALKPNPDHAGYRS from the coding sequence GTGAGCACGCCAACCGCAGTGGACATCCCCACCCTGCTCGAGATCTCGCCGGAAGGAGGGATCGAGGGTCGTTCACGGCGCTACGAGAAGTTCCTCGGTGACATGAGCGGCGTGTACCGCGATGAGCAGGCGTGGCGGGACGCCGCCGCGGCGCGCGGAGCGGATGCGCTCGTCTACTGGGTCGACGATCAGCGCTACCAGGAGGGGCCCGGCGCACTGATCGTCGGGACGAGCACGCTTCTCCCCGGCCGGTACGGGGAGGAGTTCGCCGTCACTCGCGGTCACCTGCACGCCGTCGCCGATCGGGCGGAGCTGTACTACTGCCTGAGCGGACGGGGCGTGATGCTGCTGGAGACCGTCGACGGGCAGGAGTCGGCGATCGAGCTCACGCCGGGCAAGGCGGTGAATGTGCCGGGGCACTGGATCCATCGCAGCGTGAACGTCGGGGACGAACCGTTCGTCACCCTGTTCAGCTATGCCGCAGATGCCGGACAGGACTACGCGCTCATCGCCGACGCAGGCGGGATGAAGAACCTCGTGGTGGCCGACGGTGACGGGTGGGCGCTGAAGCCCAACCCCGATCACGCCGGGTACCGGTCGTAG